The stretch of DNA AGACTTCACCATGGAGGACTTCTACTAAGTATCTCGTTAAGATCAGAGAAGAatgaagaggaaggaggtggtggcggcagctaAGGAGGGTGTAAGCTGGCCTACAGAAGAGACGTGAtgcgctctcctcccctcttccccactgagttggtgtgtgtgtgtgtgttgggtcACAGattttcctccccctctctttttcccgGGATGGgtgtccctccccctccccttctcactGCCTGCTAGCGGGGAGAGTGGCGAGAagaggcgccgccgcccaaaACACCGCAACGCagcgcaaaagagaaaacgaagtGTCCCAGACGGGCCTCCTCACATCCGTagcacgtgcagcagcagcagctctaccatcaccaccactacccTCTCGTatacgcacaggcacaccagCACTGGATGGAGAACAAAACGTAGGGGTGATGTGGACAATGCCAGTAATCTTCCGCTTCTTGgtgagaggtggggagagcGCTATCGTTGTCATTCTCCCACCACAGCTGTGGTGGAGTGCGCaatgcacacatacacacatatcTGCGCCCGCGTACATCGCTCTATGTGCACACGgatcctctcttccctcctcttctttgcgccttacctcctcatcgctttacctcgctcgctcgctctaTTACCCACTGGCGCGTGCACACGATCGTGCCAAAGCTCCAGCTACCGATAAGGAACACAGAAAACGGTGGCGACAGACGCATCACCTCTCGGTGCGGTGCATCTCAGCTTCTGTGggtgcccctccctctcctcctcttcacatGTACAGCCCAGAGCTGGAGTGGCTGCTGGGGAAtccagcggtggtgcagcagaggaaagagtTGACGGCGTCTGCAgtgagcggctgcagcgcccCTGCGTTGGATAGTCTCCACCGTGCAACCGCGCTGGACAGCACAGTGGACGGCGGCCATACCCTACCGACACGACCTCTCACCACGCGTGCAGCCGAGCGCCCCAGGTGCACGTCGGGATTCTACACCAACGTGCAGGTGATTGGTGGGCTGGCACCCCGTGGTCCCCGCGAGCCCTCCGACACCTTCAGTACAATGCCGTGTCGCTTTCTTTGATGTACGGCTGGGTATTCctctcgctggtgctgcttccctcctcttcttcatttTCCAGCGCGTTCGTTCTCTGCCATGCAACACACGACTTCAACGCCACTCGACTCCCGGCCCGCCACAGGTCCATCCGCCTAGTGCGAAACAGTTCGAGACACACGTGTTAtggcagtgcgccgacccagtcatcGCAGTGTGGCCCCCGCCTCAAGTTCTACCCACGCCCTCCGCCTCACAGGTCgccccacagccgctcccattaCGCCGGCCACCACCTGATGCAtatccctcggggtggcgcaaGCTCCCCAtaccagtgggcagcgagggccgggaGTAATGTCTTCGAGTCATGCTGGACGCCCTGACCATCCACATCTGTAGCGATTCaccgctctgacctcccccaCGTTGTAGGTGCTTGGCCCTGTCACCGTCAGAAGTGGCTCGACACtggcagagagagtgggagggagggactACTTGGcttccctccacacacagagtggggaCTGGACACCGATACCACACTAAGATATTTCCCGTCCCCAGTATCTGCTTCTCCTGTGCACAAGCAAAAACACCCCCACGCCCCAAACCCTCACACAACTCGGCCTCCCTCTTGAAAGTGGTGAACAcaaggcagtgctgcgcctAGGATCCCTACCCACTCCCCTTCGTTCCTCGctgcaggcacagagagaggtgggtAAGGGTGGAGACTAGCATTACTTTTACCACTAGGCGTGCGTACGCCGCACGTGCAGGAGTgatgctctctccttcgtaAAGGtaccccttctccttccaccaccaccacctcgactCCTCGACTCGTTCTCtcctcacctccaccccacTTCTCCTTCCCACTCCCCttcgctgttttttttttgtgtggggggggggcgtcttccttctcttcagAAGTGACTCCTTCGTGCTCGTGCAGCCTTACCAGCAATCgtatctctctctgtgtgtctgtgtgtgtgtgtatctgcgCTTTTGCACGTCTTCGCACGTGCGgcacccttcttcttctctcccgcctctctattttttcgctctctccgctTCTTACTGcaatccccccccccccacacacacacacacccctgcCTCCCGTGCGcctgccctcttcctctgtgtgtgtgtgtgtgtctgtggagGAACGTCACTTGGGAtttcacgcacacacaaagacatACCAGAAGCTACCAAACCATGTCTGTGAGCacggaagaggaaagcgagcTCACCGACCTCGTGGCGCAGTCGCAGTTGTCTAAGAGGCTTGCGGAGAACTCGCCTGCTGCATCATCAGAAGTGGCGCCGCAGTCAGTCGCCGGCGTTCAGCAACCCGCATGGCATGAGCACGAGGGACACTTGCGTGAGTCCCACTCCAGCTTAGCAGGGCTGATGAATCACCCCCTCGAGCAAGAAGCGCACGAGCCCATCGTGTTCGATCAGCCGATGGACACCACGCCAATCCTGCTGCGGAGTTTCGATGAGCTTCTCATCAGTGCCACTGCAGCGAAGGAGCAAGGGCGTATCAACAAGCATCAATGCGCGTTGGCTGTTCGTCGGCTGCGACTGATCTCCTTCACGCTGCATCAGATGCCGCAgccggcgccgtcgcagcagctgctgaccgCGATGAAGTCTTtgtgtctgctgctgcgtcagtgCGCACACGACGGCGGGGCCGGGACAAACACGGCGGAGCCCATTACTGCACTCCAGATGCTCTACGGCCCCGACGGCGATCCACTGGGGCCGGCTCAGTGCTGGCCGGCGTTGCTGTTTCAGCACTTCACGAGTCGGCTGCTCTTCCAAAGTGCTTATCGACGCCTATGGGCGGCGTGGTCGATGTACTCGCACGTGGGGCTGGAGAAAGAGGATACCGTCGCAGAGTCACTGGACTCCGCCGAAGATGCGAAAGTCATGATGGAGCGACTCTTCCCTATGGGTGTTCCTGGCGGACAAGCAGATCACTCCACCTCCGAAGAAGCCGACAGCGTCAGTCAACATAAGCGTGACCTGCTTGCCTACTACCAGCGGCGTAACATGAGTCCGTGGCGAATCCTCTATCAAGACCTCGAGCCGACAGATCAGCACGTACCAGAGGCCAGTCGACCACAAGGCGTATCGCCATTGGCGGCGACGGGGCACGGCGctggggaggaagaggaggagaaggaggatgTTTGTTTTCGTGTAGTTCCGCACGTGTACCGGTACAACGGCGTCCCTGTCGTTGTGAAGGCCctctgcggtgcagcgggcACGGGCGAGGCCGAGGTGCAGAAAGCGGCCATGCAGCATGCGGGGGAATTTGTGCTGGACGTGGGGTGTCGCGCTACGTGGTGTCATCCTCATATTGTCACGTGCCTCGGTGGATACACGGAAAAGTTTGTCGACAACATGGAGAGGCCAGAGGTATCGGCGGGGCGCGGCGGGACCATGGTGGCGGCCGAAAACCAcggcgatgcagcagtggaggGTGTCGAGGTAAGCAAGAAGGCGACAGAGGAGCGCTCCGCaagtgctgccgcggtgacCCTCCCCTGGCAGCGTGCCGTGTCGACCGCTACTGGGAGGCCCATCATGGCGCTAGGGTACGTCCTGGAGCTGCAGAGTGCGTCATTGGcgtccaccgctgccactgcggcgCAGACTTCCTACGTCACGCTTCGCGATTTGCTGTTtgcttcccccttttccgccacctcctcctcagcgcccCTCTCCATGGTGAGGCGGCGCAACTTCACGCTTTACGAGGCACTCGACATCTGCGCCCAAATCGCCGATGCGCTGCAGTACATCATGGACGACAGCCATGAGGTGTCTGAGGCGGTGCGGACGGCGTGGTTGACCATCGACCCTGCGAACATCTTTGTTGTGCGCGTGGTGGAAccgaaggggggagaagagccaAGGCCTCAGCAGCCAAAGAAGCCGTACGGTGGTGGTAGCGGAGACCAACATGGGAGAAAGTCATCACCCTTGTCGATAAATGGCGAGAGCGCCGTGTGGGCGGCTAGAGTCACCTCCCTCGCTGAAGGGAACAGTCGTGAAGGGGCGGCCGACGTCATGGGCCAATCTGACCCGCAAAGACGCTTCCTAAAGGCGTGGGAGGATGGAGGAGGCCACGTCGACGCAAGCTTTGGCGATGTGGTGGATGCAGCGCAGACACCAAAGGGGTGGGTGACAGAGGTGTACGTCAGCCAAGGAAGGAAGAACGACTGCGACAACACTGAGGATGTGCTACACTGCCAATC from Leishmania panamensis strain MHOM/PA/94/PSC-1 chromosome 25 sequence encodes:
- a CDS encoding hypothetical protein (TriTrypDB/GeneDB-style sysID: LpmP.25.1060), yielding MSVSTEEESELTDLVAQSQLSKRLAENSPAASSEVAPQSVAGVQQPAWHEHEGHLRESHSSLAGLMNHPLEQEAHEPIVFDQPMDTTPILLRSFDELLISATAAKEQGRINKHQCALAVRRLRLISFTLHQMPQPAPSQQLLTAMKSLCLLLRQCAHDGGAGTNTAEPITALQMLYGPDGDPLGPAQCWPALLFQHFTSRLLFQSAYRRLWAAWSMYSHVGLEKEDTVAESLDSAEDAKVMMERLFPMGVPGGQADHSTSEEADSVSQHKRDLLAYYQRRNMSPWRILYQDLEPTDQHVPEASRPQGVSPLAATGHGAGEEEEEKEDVCFRVVPHVYRYNGVPVVVKALCGAAGTGEAEVQKAAMQHAGEFVLDVGCRATWCHPHIVTCLGGYTEKFVDNMERPEVSAGRGGTMVAAENHGDAAVEGVEVSKKATEERSASAAAVTLPWQRAVSTATGRPIMALGYVLELQSASLASTAATAAQTSYVTLRDLLFASPFSATSSSAPLSMVRRRNFTLYEALDICAQIADALQYIMDDSHEVSEAVRTAWLTIDPANIFVVRVVEPKGGEEPRPQQPKKPYGGGSGDQHGRKSSPLSINGESAVWAARVTSLAEGNSREGAADVMGQSDPQRRFLKAWEDGGGHVDASFGDVVDAAQTPKGWVTEVYVSQGRKNDCDNTEDVLHCQSKHFVVRYSPPCSWTPHEVAGSRWRPHARATAPASYAVVQLFLALLTGQVPYAHMKTDREVEERVFAGTTQHPGNMWDTASHRSGAASEAQVKPSNSGQGYRIPPSLPPMVANWCRCALSLDHSQPPMVLEALRDTLTTIQASLPDRILHSHVTTGEGAAARERGADDGDGSTYQEMQSHICGEMFDVLC